A single region of the Chryseobacterium sp. 6424 genome encodes:
- a CDS encoding exodeoxyribonuclease VII large subunit yields the protein MTEENILQVYSPASVIGVFNNALRLPQTVSLIFLKGRYTQGQGKAYAGYYYDFLYSESDTTSISVKLSGILRSKLVNGEVYILKGFIEKSVRNSSIDLRFAAEEIVQQEERQFSEEDLKRYDLIQAKLEKGSRDLETFIREKKLRNEPIRIANIYGHSAIVQHDFNEGLNISSGEFEITDFTCNITSATSILQKLQELKPLQFDIIALVRGGGDRQSFDVFSDVDLANEFINLESITITALGHTVDESLLDKLADRRFHVPHDYGDGLHKIIEKLREEKSNSRAILIDEVKKDITKQFEEQVKTLTEQLGKKNKEFFKFQEETAKHITQINENNQKQLKAQADETAKHKAEIAALYEKNLKSAIQSETALLNAKIEVVNTENTSLKTELDKKKSNVMAYILLLVIGLIIGFLISKF from the coding sequence ATGACAGAAGAAAATATTCTGCAGGTTTATTCACCCGCTTCTGTAATTGGGGTTTTCAACAATGCCCTGCGTTTGCCTCAAACCGTTAGTTTAATCTTTTTGAAAGGCAGATACACTCAAGGACAGGGAAAAGCCTATGCCGGTTATTACTACGATTTCCTGTATTCCGAATCCGATACCACCAGTATCAGCGTAAAGCTATCCGGTATACTTCGCTCCAAATTGGTAAATGGTGAAGTATATATACTCAAAGGTTTTATTGAAAAAAGTGTCAGGAACTCCAGTATTGATTTACGGTTTGCAGCAGAAGAAATAGTACAGCAGGAGGAAAGACAGTTTTCAGAAGAAGATTTAAAAAGATACGATTTAATTCAGGCAAAACTCGAAAAAGGTTCTCGCGACCTGGAAACTTTCATTCGTGAAAAAAAACTGCGTAACGAACCTATAAGAATTGCAAACATCTACGGCCACTCCGCAATAGTTCAGCACGATTTCAACGAAGGATTAAACATCTCTTCCGGTGAATTTGAAATCACCGATTTTACCTGCAATATCACTTCAGCAACTTCCATCCTTCAGAAATTGCAGGAATTGAAGCCATTGCAGTTCGATATTATCGCACTGGTTCGCGGCGGTGGAGACCGCCAGAGCTTTGATGTATTCAGTGATGTGGATCTTGCCAATGAATTTATTAACCTTGAAAGCATCACCATTACAGCCCTTGGGCACACCGTTGACGAAAGTCTGCTCGATAAACTGGCAGACCGCAGATTCCACGTTCCGCACGACTATGGCGATGGCCTTCATAAAATCATCGAGAAGCTCAGAGAAGAAAAATCAAACTCCCGAGCAATCCTGATTGACGAAGTCAAAAAGGACATTACAAAACAGTTTGAAGAACAGGTAAAAACCCTTACGGAACAGTTAGGAAAGAAGAATAAAGAATTCTTTAAATTCCAGGAAGAAACTGCAAAGCACATTACCCAGATCAATGAAAATAATCAGAAGCAGCTGAAAGCCCAGGCAGACGAAACAGCTAAACATAAAGCAGAGATTGCAGCGCTATACGAGAAAAACCTGAAATCCGCCATCCAGTCAGAAACCGCTTTGCTAAATGCAAAAATAGAAGTGGTGAATACAGAAAACACTAGTCTGAAAACTGAGCTCGATAAGAAAAAATCTAATGTCATGGCCTACATACTGTTGCTGGTCATCGGATTAATAATTGGTTTCCTAATTTCTAAATTCTGA